One genomic segment of Hevea brasiliensis isolate MT/VB/25A 57/8 chromosome 3, ASM3005281v1, whole genome shotgun sequence includes these proteins:
- the LOC110653139 gene encoding alpha carbonic anhydrase 4-like, whose amino-acid sequence MSRNKLNMGVLFVASIILLFHSPSINSTAFELETAANGEIPFSYIEATGRGPSKWGELDPKWRACGDGRLQSPIDIVDVNVHVFPKLGELQRDYKPANATIMGRGRDIIVQWKGDAGNININGTIYSLQHCHWLTPSEHTFNGTRYDLELHIVHANLLGQITVVGILYQYGKPDSFLSKLLPFIKSVTKQEKDLGIINPRKIVFGSRKYYRYNGSLSVPPCTEGVLWTVIKKVRTVSVEQLQALKDAVDDGFEMNARPIQPFYGRSLYLYNPCEIIGNFA is encoded by the exons ATGAGTCGCAACAAACTCAACATGGGAGTTCTCTTTGTTGCTTCTATCATTCTCTTGTTCCATTCTCCTTCTATCAACTCCACTGCTTTTGAACTTGAAACTG CGGCAAATGGTGAAATTCCATTTAGTTATATAGAAGCAACTGGCAGAGGACCATCTAAATGGGGTGAACTTGACCCGAAATGGCGAGCTTGTGGTGATGGAAGATTACAATCTCCAATAGACATAGTGGATGTAAATGTGCATGTCTTCCCAAAGCTAGGAGAACTACAAAGGGATTATAAACCAGCTAATGCTACCATTATGGGCAGGGGAAGAGACATTATT GTGCAATGGAAGGGTGATGCAGGAAATATTAACATCAATGGAACTATTTACAGTCTGCAACATTGCCATTGGCTTACACCCTCTGAGCATACATTCAATGGTACAAG GTACGATTTGGAACTTCACATAGTTCATGCAAACCTACTTGGGCAGATAACAGTTGTTGGGATTCTTTACCAATATGGCAAACCTGATTCCTTTCTTTCAAAA TTGCTCCCCTTTATAAAGTCAGTAACAAAACAAGAGAAGGATTTGGGAATTATCAATCCTAGAAAAATAGTATTTGGGAGCAGAAAATATTACAGATATAATGGTTCTCTTTCTGTTCCTCCTTGCACTGAGGGTGTTCTTTGGACAGTCATCAAGAAG GTGAGGACAGTTTCAGTGGAGCAACTGCAAGCTCTGAAGGATGCTGTTGATGAT GGATTTGAAATGAATGCAAGGCCAATTCAACCATTTTATGGAAGATCCCTCTATTTATACAATCCATGTGAGATAATTGGAAATTTTGCTTAA
- the LOC110651391 gene encoding E3 ubiquitin ligase PARAQUAT TOLERANCE 3, with translation MQEILTSMGLFTVLQHCHWHTPSEHTFNGTSAKDYDSFSVDGSVISIDALKQKIVELKYKSKSNSLCLGTDLDLVVVNAQTNDCYADHMLIPNNTRVLIRRVPGSRRRKPIDNTTIVVSEKQWPLSSSYCTGSNSSKISSETAVTASSRSNPANTGVSSVCSSTVPSLSTTKPSGDNGFRCDDGFGDDVFVIPRKKPVQHGKSIVDAKSDQDSNIKTLVNTPALDWRLEGSNGVKNGRGFGGLAKKIPPEGYVCHRCKVRGHFIQDCPTNGDPNYDCKRLRPPTGIPRSMLMPNPDGSYVLSSGATAVLQPNDHAFEKEVFGFLPSKRSWSVSDLPPELLCPLCKQVIKDAVLTSKCCFKSFCDKCIRVHLITSKLKCVCGATNILTDYLIPNMTLRDTINCILKSGPCYSSSGENAKRNSFQDKDMELAHCLEPHISTTKPSAESFQEQHKPSPGDVEDGANKRKHIDAPHQTTKKARTTGATDVSEDTIGPMRMKDTASQGGVMGVEEKVQQKEISSEVEKKKDEREVRERSQDVETESYMMPIGSYAYNPYWVGAQVGLEGYMAPYYAAGAMIYGLSSFGTSFNGLMNQYNFSMQ, from the exons ATGCAGGAAATATTAACATCAATGGGACTATTTACAGTTCTGCAACATTGCCATTGGCATACACCCTCTGAGCATACATTCAATGGTACAAG TGCAAAGGATTATGATTCCTTCTCGGTGGATGGCTCTGTTATTTCTATTGATGCTCTGAAACAGAAAATTGTTGAATTAAAGTATAAATCTAAATCCAACAGCTTGTGTTTGGGTACTGATTTGGACCTCGTGGTCGTTAATGCCCAGACGAATGATTGTTATGCTGATCATATGCTGATCCCTAACAATACTAGGGTTCTCATTCGTCGTGTTCCTGGATCACGGCGTCGCAAGCCCATCGACAATACAACTATTGTTGTTAGTGAAAAGCAATGGCCACTTAGTTCCTCTTATTGTACTGGTTCTAATTCTTCCAAGATTAGCTCTGAAACTGCTGTTACTGCTTCATCCAGAAGCAACCCTGCAAATACTGGTGTTAGTTCTGTTTGTTCAAGTACTGTCCCTAGTTTGTCCACAACAAAACCCAGTGGggataatggatttcgatgtgacGATGGGTTTGGGGATGATGTATTTGTGATTCCTAGAAAGAAGCCAGTTCAGCATGGCAAGTCAATTGTAGATGCAAAATCTGATCAGGACAGCAATATTAAGACTTTAGTCAATACTCCAGCCTTGGACTGGCGGCTGGAAGGTTCAAATGGTGTGAAAAATGGTAGGGGATTTGGTGGATTGGCGAAGAAAATACCACCAGAGGGTTATGTATGTCACAGATGTAAGGTACGAGGACATTTTATTCAGGACTGCCCAACAAATGGAGATCCAAATTATGATTGCAAAAGATTGAGGCCTCCTACTGGAATTCCCAGGTCGATGCTGATGCCAAACCCAGATGGCTCTTATGTGCTGTCAAGTGGCGCAACTGCTGTTTTGCAGCCAAATGATCATGCTTTTGAGAAGGAAGTTTTTGGCTTCTTGCCTTCAAAGAGATCCTGGTCTGTTAGTGATCTTCCACCAGAACTTCTCTGCCCCTTGTGCAAGCAAGTAATCAAGGATGCTGTCTTGACTAGCAAATGTTGTTTCAAGAGCTTTTGTGATAAGTGTATCAGGGTCCATCTAATCACCTCTAAGTTGAAATGTGTTTGTGGGGCAACAAATATCCTTACTGATTATCTGATTCCAAACATGACACTTAGGGACACAATTAATTGCATTTTGAAATCTGGTCCCTGTTACAGCAGCAGTGGTGAAAATGCCAAAAGAAACTCTTTCCAAGATAAGGATATGGAATTGGCTCACTGTTTAGAACCTCACATCTCTACAACAAAACCATCTGCGGAATCATTTCAGGAACAGCATAAGCCATCACCTGGTGATGTAGAAGATGGGGCAAATAAAAGAAAACATATTGACGCTCCACACCAGACAACTAAGAAAGCTAGAACCACAGGAGCAACTGATGTATCTGAAGATACTATTGGGCCAATGAGAATGAAAGATACAGCATCACAAGGAGGTGTCATGGGGGTTGAGGAAAAAGTGCAGCAAAAGGAGATTTCCAGTGAGGTAGAGAAGAAAAAGGACGAGAGAGAAGTG agagaaagaagtcaAGATGTTGAGACTGAGAGCTATATGATGCCTATTGGTTCTTATGCATACAATCCATACTGGGTTGGTGCGCAGGTAGGGTTGGAAGGATATATGGCACCTTATTATGCTGCTGGTGCGATGATCTATGGATTGAGCTCCTTTGGAACATCATTCAATGGTCTGATGAATCAATACAATTTTAGTATGCAGTGA